AAAGCCCGGAAGCCGCCAGCTCAGCCAGCTCCTCAACCACCCAATCGTCGAGTACCACGCGCCTCAGACGTACCACGCGCACGAAACAAGCGGGTAGCAATCTTCAGCAACGGAAACCACCACGGGGCCGGGCATTGAAAAGACCCACGAGAACGTACAAAAACGATCACGAATCCAGCCGAGAACACATAAACCAGCAATTCCCAACCGTTACGTTGCATATGAAAACTAGCCAGTATTCTTAGAACGCCGCTACGATACTGCGCGGTATTCATGCGGGGCCGCTACGACCGCCATGCCAGCCGGGCAGAGAGATGGGCGCGCCAACGTCGCGCGCTCAACGAAGCCGTGGCGCAAGCCGTCGCGCTGCGAGGGAGCGCCGCCACGCTTCGAGACATCTGCAGCAGCGCTGGCGTCGGGCGAAACACGTTCTATCTGCACTTCCGCGATCTGGAGACCGCGAAGCGCATTGCGATCGACCAGGCGGGCGCGGCGCTCGAAAGCGCCCTGCGCTGGGCGCCCACATCCGAAGAAATCGCAATGATTGCAATGACATACGCCACCGACAACGCCATTCGCCGAGCGCTGCTGCTGTCCCAGGGCAGACGAAAAGAGGAACCCTTTCTGAGCATTTTGGAGCGAGCCTTTGCCGCCAGGGGACAACGAGCGGAACGCGCGACTGCGCTCGCGGGCGGGGCGGTCGCAATCTTGCGGCGCCACGACGACGTCCCGCCGCCCTCCGCGATCGCCGCTCTGTTCGGCTGAGCGACCCGACCATTTCCATCCGGAGACGGCGGTGGTACCTTTGCCCCCGATGAACCGCGCGCCCGTAGAGTTGCGCGTTGGCGGCCAGTCCTATCGCGTGGTCGCCAGCAGCGACGAGGCCGAGCTCCAGCGCCTGGCTCAGGTAGTCGATACGCGGCTGCGCGACCTGGCCGGACCAGGACGAGCACTGGCGCCCCAGTCGCTTCTTCTCGTGGCGATGGCGCTCGCCCACGACCTGGAGACGGAACGCGTGCGACGCAAAGAAGTCGAAGCGAGTTCGAAGCAGATGCTCACCGAAGTCCTCGCTCGCATCGACGCCCTCCTGAACGAGTGCGACCCCGCGACCGAGAGCGCGGAGCCCAGCCACCCTCCGGGACCCTGAAACGGCGGCACCTCCCGTCACTGCAGTCCACGACGATAGCGGCCTGCAACCGCGCAGATCGGGTGAGCCGCGCAACTCGAGCCCCCGGGTCGGCTGTCGAGGCGCGCAAAGCTGGAGCCGGATTGTTGCGGAGCCATCACGGGGCCCAGCACGACGGGGTGTGAGCCGTCGGCCGAGGACGATGACTATTCCTCGGGACTGCCGCGAAACGCGGAGACGGCGAACAGCGCTGGGATGGCGAGCAGCATCCCGTCGATCTGCAGCGAAACGACGATTGCGTTCGCGCCCTGATCATCGAGATCCCGCTGGTACCCAACGAGAAGCCCGGCAGCAATCGCGTAGTTCGAGTGAAAATTGTAGCTCCGGCTCCCGACGAAGAGCCACGCCGCAAGCCCGGGGAACCACTGGTCATCGTCCCGCCGCCCGTACGCACCCAAGGACAGCACCAGGGGAAGTGACCCTGTAGGCGCAAGACCGAGCAGGCCGCCGCCGAAACGCACGTCGTCGAAGCCCGCGGTCGTCACGTCCAGGTAGGGCCCGGCACCGAAGTCTGCACTGCGCTGCCGCCCAAGCAACAGCTCAGCTCGAAGGCCGTTGTACCAGCACGTGTCTTGCCACAACTCGCTGCCCGACCCGCGACCGCAGACACCGCTGACGAGGCCGGCGCTGTACTGCGGGTCCGCGTCCGCATCCCGGGCCCAACACAGCGTGGCGATGACGCCGACCGCGCCAAGCGCTGCACGCCAAGACGCGCGGGCGCGGAAGCGCCGCACCCCGAACGCACCGCCCGGCCGGCGTCGAACGCAGCCAGAGCGAAGGTTCGAAACACGCCGCGGCAGCACTGACAGACTGCGTAGCCCGGCACCAGCCCTCGGCGCAACCTGAGACGCGTCGCGACCGATGCCCAAGGTGCTAGCGCCCCGAGAGCTAGCCACCGATCACGGCGGAACTTGGCAAATGGGAAGGTTGCCGCACAGACGACAATCCACCGCCTCGTCTTGACCGACGCGGCAGGGCGAGTCCTGCGAGGATACGTCGGTCCCCGACACGCACTGATAGCCCGGTTGGGCCGGGTCGTCCGCGTCCAGGGGATAGCTGATGAGACAACCGTTGCACAGCGTGATGGGGAAACTGAG
This genomic stretch from Polyangiaceae bacterium harbors:
- a CDS encoding TetR family transcriptional regulator, with product MRGRYDRHASRAERWARQRRALNEAVAQAVALRGSAATLRDICSSAGVGRNTFYLHFRDLETAKRIAIDQAGAALESALRWAPTSEEIAMIAMTYATDNAIRRALLLSQGRRKEEPFLSILERAFAARGQRAERATALAGGAVAILRRHDDVPPPSAIAALFG
- a CDS encoding cell division protein ZapA, which produces MNRAPVELRVGGQSYRVVASSDEAELQRLAQVVDTRLRDLAGPGRALAPQSLLLVAMALAHDLETERVRRKEVEASSKQMLTEVLARIDALLNECDPATESAEPSHPPGP